Proteins encoded by one window of Syntrophus gentianae:
- a CDS encoding class I adenylate cyclase, which translates to MALYKTLTNNKNIFLEYNRLRKKIFSQLAPKDSEAIMYLLPWMLSVNHESVPGYIASIKHNFRVFNIETDNEIRKRETLFKKLFKIQTSLPVLKMTSQDLIIEGIYTIGSVGTISQTPSSDCDMWICIHKAEYGDISYAQFLKKVQRIQNWMDANLKMPVHFFVSDIEDIRRCNFGDVDYESCGSTQKKVLKEEFYRTCILIAGKVPLWWVCHDPLSPLNYDEVVKECQSAPSVYYDLIDMGNLDFIDKEESFGAALWQLNKSLTHPLKSIIKMLLLKMFLESPEGDLLCHRFRRQVLKQDQKPYSFVDPSIFTLISVLDHLQNLDAETFKLILQCFYLRYEIKLFSRRVTLKEENTLELFKKYDLDRNTIYELNRFSDWSYSAQVQFGKTIFMFLVKIYKDISEIARNVTGDVAPQDLTILGRKLSSSLKKKSNKIQILLRPLDTHNLPSLTIRAQEGIWQIFPENDFSSIISEKSDLVYCLAHLVWNGLYFPGLIRMLPNTTSTTMPEVINLCKKIKDVFGIYDVSSIEFENFLQPERIKKMLIISNFADDPDVSALATLRILTLNNWGELYIHTFNRSAKIHSFLENISKNPYYVRKYYYIPQNSRHGEKILEETKRLIFQHAVS; encoded by the coding sequence ATGGCCTTATACAAAACCCTGACCAACAACAAAAATATCTTTCTTGAATACAACCGGTTGCGAAAAAAAATTTTTTCGCAACTCGCCCCGAAGGACAGTGAAGCCATCATGTATCTGCTTCCCTGGATGTTAAGCGTCAATCACGAATCCGTTCCCGGATACATTGCTTCTATAAAGCATAATTTCCGTGTTTTCAATATTGAAACAGATAATGAAATCCGAAAACGGGAGACCCTCTTTAAAAAATTATTCAAAATCCAGACTAGCCTTCCGGTCCTTAAAATGACCAGCCAGGACCTGATCATCGAAGGGATTTACACCATCGGGAGCGTCGGAACGATCAGTCAGACACCCTCGTCGGACTGTGATATGTGGATCTGCATTCATAAAGCGGAATACGGCGACATCTCCTATGCACAATTTCTTAAGAAAGTCCAAAGAATCCAGAACTGGATGGATGCTAACCTCAAAATGCCCGTACACTTCTTTGTCAGCGACATCGAAGATATCAGAAGATGCAACTTCGGTGATGTCGACTATGAAAGTTGCGGCAGTACGCAAAAAAAGGTTCTTAAAGAGGAATTCTATCGCACCTGCATTCTGATTGCTGGAAAAGTTCCCCTCTGGTGGGTTTGCCATGATCCGCTCTCCCCTTTAAACTATGATGAAGTCGTCAAGGAGTGCCAATCCGCTCCATCCGTTTACTACGATCTGATCGACATGGGGAATCTCGATTTCATTGACAAGGAAGAATCTTTCGGAGCCGCCCTATGGCAGTTAAACAAATCCCTGACACATCCCCTCAAATCGATTATCAAGATGCTACTGCTCAAAATGTTCCTGGAATCTCCCGAAGGCGACCTTCTCTGTCACCGCTTCCGCCGGCAGGTCCTCAAACAGGATCAAAAGCCCTATTCATTCGTAGATCCGAGCATTTTTACCTTGATTTCAGTGCTTGATCATTTGCAGAATCTGGATGCAGAAACTTTTAAGTTGATCCTTCAGTGCTTTTACCTGAGGTACGAGATCAAGCTGTTTTCCAGAAGAGTGACTCTCAAAGAGGAAAATACCCTTGAACTTTTTAAGAAATACGATCTGGACCGGAATACGATTTACGAACTCAATCGTTTTTCCGACTGGAGTTACTCCGCGCAGGTTCAGTTCGGGAAAACCATTTTCATGTTTCTGGTCAAGATTTACAAGGACATCAGTGAAATCGCCCGGAATGTGACCGGTGATGTCGCGCCTCAGGACCTGACGATTCTCGGTCGAAAACTGTCCTCTTCCCTGAAAAAGAAATCCAATAAAATACAGATCCTTCTCAGGCCGTTGGACACGCATAATCTTCCTTCATTGACGATCCGTGCTCAGGAAGGCATATGGCAGATCTTTCCCGAAAATGATTTCTCATCCATCATCAGCGAAAAGTCCGATCTTGTGTACTGTCTGGCGCATCTTGTCTGGAATGGACTCTACTTCCCGGGATTAATACGGATGTTGCCCAATACGACCTCAACGACGATGCCGGAAGTCATCAATCTCTGTAAAAAAATTAAAGACGTCTTTGGTATCTACGACGTCAGTTCCATCGAATTCGAGAATTTTCTTCAACCGGAACGTATTAAAAAAATGCTGATCATCAGCAATTTCGCCGATGATCCCGATGTGTCAGCCCTTGCCACGCTTCGCATTCTGACCTTGAACAACTGGGGGGAGCTCTATATTCACACCTTTAACCGTTCGGCAAAAATTCATTCCTTTCTTGAAAATATTTCCAAAAACCCATATTATGTTAGAAAATATTATTACATCCCACAAAACAGCCGCCATGGCGAAAAGATACTTGAAGAAACAAAACGACTGATTTTTCAACACGCGGTAAGCTAG